One genomic region from Petrotoga sp. 9PW.55.5.1 encodes:
- a CDS encoding ABC transporter substrate-binding protein — translation MKKLVGLVLLSVLSFTMVFAQSGQVEIFSWWTGGGEEAALLATIADFEELYPNIKVINATVAGGAGTNAKAVLKTRMLGGNPPDTFQVHAGWELTDTYVLPGLMEPLTDALVLWGVYDKFPSGLIDIVSYEGEVYSIPLTIHRSNVIFYNKKLFNEIGLTKEPETWEEFIATLDKAKSAGYIPLAMGDKEKWEAGQIVENLMVAEFGAEDYNELFNGSLSFNDKRIDNSLQKMVQLMDYVNVDHAALAWQDAARLLYDDKAVFNLMGDWAEGYFKELGWTPGEDFGWFELPGTQDVFVLVSDTFGLPKKAPNRQNALIFLEYLASARAQEIFNPIKGSIPARIDADPGNDPYLIQTAEDFRTLAISPSIVHGSAAPEAFVTSFNDAVNNLVTTKNVARAKQMILWAAEDVGLLTD, via the coding sequence ATGAAAAAGTTAGTAGGATTAGTGCTTTTAAGTGTATTGAGTTTCACGATGGTTTTCGCACAAAGCGGGCAAGTAGAAATATTCAGTTGGTGGACCGGTGGAGGAGAAGAAGCTGCATTATTAGCAACGATTGCAGATTTCGAGGAGTTATATCCAAACATTAAAGTCATCAACGCAACTGTAGCTGGTGGTGCAGGAACAAATGCCAAGGCTGTTTTGAAAACAAGAATGCTTGGAGGTAATCCTCCTGATACATTCCAGGTTCATGCAGGTTGGGAATTAACAGATACATACGTTCTTCCAGGACTCATGGAACCTTTAACAGACGCACTAGTTTTATGGGGCGTTTATGACAAATTCCCATCAGGTTTAATAGACATAGTCAGTTATGAAGGCGAAGTATATTCAATTCCATTAACTATTCATAGAAGCAATGTTATTTTTTACAACAAGAAATTGTTTAATGAGATTGGTTTAACTAAAGAACCCGAAACATGGGAAGAATTTATAGCCACATTAGATAAGGCAAAATCCGCTGGATATATTCCATTAGCAATGGGAGATAAAGAAAAATGGGAAGCTGGACAAATTGTTGAAAATTTGATGGTTGCTGAGTTTGGCGCTGAGGACTATAATGAACTTTTTAATGGTAGCCTTTCTTTTAATGATAAACGAATAGACAACTCACTACAAAAGATGGTACAACTAATGGATTATGTTAACGTTGACCATGCAGCATTAGCTTGGCAAGATGCGGCTAGACTATTGTACGATGATAAAGCTGTGTTCAATTTAATGGGAGACTGGGCAGAAGGATATTTTAAAGAATTAGGATGGACCCCTGGCGAAGACTTTGGTTGGTTCGAACTTCCAGGAACACAAGATGTATTTGTATTAGTATCTGATACATTTGGATTACCAAAGAAGGCTCCAAATAGACAAAATGCCTTAATATTCTTGGAATATTTAGCTTCTGCAAGGGCTCAAGAAATTTTCAATCCAATAAAAGGTTCTATACCCGCAAGAATAGATGCTGATCCAGGTAACGATCCTTATTTAATTCAAACTGCTGAAGATTTCAGAACCTTAGCAATATCCCCATCCATCGTTCATGGTTCAGCTGCACCAGAGGCATTTGTAACTTCCTTCAATGATGCAGTGAATAACTTAGTAACTACCAAAAATGTAGCTCGAGCAAAACAAATGATTTTATGGGCTGCTGAAGATGTGGGTTTATTAACTGATTAG